The Cylindrospermopsis curvispora GIHE-G1 genome contains a region encoding:
- a CDS encoding ATP-binding protein — protein MNPKNLPLGINTMSVLRENNCVYVDKTEIAHRLIRIPGRFFLSRPRRFGKSLFVDTLKEIFEGNQKLFEGLYIHDQWDWSRKFPVIKIDFAGGVLKNRQELDQKINGIFLKTAHSLGVDYELEDIQGRFGEIIAGAYQRFGERTVVLVDEYDKPILDNIDNPPIAAEMREGLKNLYSVLKEQDANIQFIFMTGVTKFSKVSLFSGLNQLTDITISRDFSTICGYTQEDLEHTFAQHLQGVDWDKLRLWYNGYSWRGDSVYNPYDILLFIREGMEYGNYWFETGFLVKLFQTNRYFLPNLEHLEVTEEILKSFEIERINPVTLLFQSGYLTIESTFTAMERSMFRLKIPNQEVKVALGDQLVNAYTDFVEEKLGIQRPLYEYLFQGDVNGFLDTVRRLFASIPWRNFNNNHLADFEGYYASVLYAFLSSLNARIIPEDITNYGQADITAILGDHIYVMEIKVVDGENVKENLALKQIRECNYAQKYRGEPGKTVHEVGLVFSRSKRNLIQADWG, from the coding sequence ATGAACCCCAAAAATCTCCCGTTGGGAATCAACACCATGAGTGTGCTGCGGGAAAACAATTGTGTCTACGTGGACAAAACCGAAATAGCTCACCGTCTGATACGCATTCCTGGACGCTTCTTTTTGTCTCGTCCCCGGCGTTTTGGCAAAAGTTTGTTTGTAGATACCCTCAAGGAGATTTTCGAGGGGAATCAGAAATTATTTGAGGGGCTTTATATCCATGACCAGTGGGACTGGAGCAGAAAATTCCCAGTGATTAAAATAGACTTTGCTGGTGGGGTATTAAAAAACCGACAAGAGCTGGATCAAAAAATTAATGGTATTTTTTTAAAAACTGCCCATTCCCTAGGAGTGGACTATGAACTAGAGGATATTCAAGGTCGTTTCGGAGAAATTATTGCGGGTGCATACCAACGATTTGGAGAAAGGACCGTGGTGCTGGTAGATGAATACGACAAACCCATCCTGGACAATATAGACAATCCACCTATTGCTGCTGAAATGAGGGAAGGACTCAAGAATCTATACTCAGTCCTCAAGGAACAGGATGCCAACATCCAGTTCATCTTCATGACTGGAGTCACCAAATTCTCCAAAGTCAGCCTTTTCAGTGGGTTAAATCAACTCACCGACATTACCATCAGTAGGGACTTTTCCACCATTTGTGGGTACACCCAGGAAGATTTGGAGCATACTTTTGCCCAGCACTTGCAAGGAGTAGACTGGGATAAACTGCGCCTCTGGTATAATGGGTACTCGTGGCGTGGCGATTCCGTGTATAACCCCTACGATATTCTACTGTTTATCCGTGAGGGAATGGAGTATGGCAACTACTGGTTTGAGACAGGGTTTTTAGTTAAGCTGTTTCAGACCAACCGCTACTTCCTTCCCAACCTGGAGCATCTGGAAGTAACCGAGGAGATTTTAAAGTCCTTTGAAATAGAACGAATTAACCCAGTCACCCTGTTATTCCAATCCGGGTATTTGACTATTGAGAGCACCTTTACTGCTATGGAACGTTCCATGTTCCGACTGAAAATCCCCAATCAGGAAGTAAAAGTCGCCTTAGGAGACCAATTAGTCAACGCCTACACGGATTTTGTAGAAGAGAAATTGGGCATTCAGAGACCTTTATATGAATATTTATTTCAAGGTGATGTGAATGGGTTTTTGGACACAGTCAGACGCCTATTTGCCTCTATCCCCTGGCGTAACTTTAACAACAATCACCTAGCTGATTTCGAGGGTTACTACGCTTCTGTACTATATGCTTTCTTGAGTTCCTTAAATGCGCGCATCATCCCCGAAGATATCACCAATTATGGTCAAGCGGACATAACTGCCATCCTGGGTGATCATATTTACGTGATGGAAATCAAAGTAGTAGATGGAGAGAATGTGAAAGAGAACCTAGCCTTAAAACAGATACGGGAATGTAACTATGCGCAAAAGTATAGAGGAGAACCGGGAAAAACAGTCCACGAAGTAGGGTTGGTATTCAGCCGCAGCAAACGTAACCTCATTCAAGCAGATTGGGGATAA
- a CDS encoding tetratricopeptide repeat protein, which yields MLKSLKYVIVSIIICHLSTFVTLAQNRKPTIDKFSPNPLEINIPDSLIRSSVKKKPLTTEELKTLEAALDELNQQATIRLESGDQETAFSIWNRELRLRRFLGLLSQVQAISRVGAIAWGENNPQQVQYITESLRKIETQLRNEKSADLQLWRSLGVAYQNLRSPQLAVKVYEQVLGLVKRDNDPVGEVETLNQIGELHLNWFNYSQAAITYQELLNLAANRGDKTSQLKYLQQLAYIFEQSKQPLKAINILNELASIYNQQDKQGAIPRLKIAIAENYQSLIPKNPSFLQPALNSYQEAYIIAWQLQMYLSAGEALEKLIDLYRSQNQTREALQASKILLETQTLARNYYGLMQAYDQLGDIYLQKEESANALIAFEQGLKIARELKYQEGYFVQKIAGLKP from the coding sequence ATGCTCAAATCATTAAAGTATGTAATAGTTAGTATCATTATCTGCCATTTGTCCACTTTTGTCACATTGGCACAAAATCGAAAACCAACAATAGATAAGTTTTCCCCCAATCCCTTAGAAATTAATATACCAGACTCCCTCATTAGGAGTTCTGTCAAAAAAAAACCATTAACCACGGAAGAATTAAAAACCTTAGAAGCCGCCTTAGATGAGTTGAATCAACAGGCTACAATCAGGTTAGAAAGTGGAGATCAAGAAACTGCTTTTTCTATATGGAATCGAGAATTGCGACTAAGGCGATTCTTAGGACTGTTATCACAGGTACAAGCAATATCAAGAGTAGGTGCAATTGCCTGGGGAGAAAATAATCCACAACAAGTACAGTATATCACGGAGAGCTTACGGAAAATTGAAACCCAGTTACGGAATGAAAAAAGTGCTGATTTACAATTATGGCGATCGCTAGGGGTAGCATATCAAAATTTGCGTTCTCCCCAGTTAGCAGTGAAGGTTTATGAGCAGGTTCTAGGTTTGGTCAAACGTGATAACGACCCTGTTGGTGAGGTGGAAACTCTCAATCAAATAGGTGAGCTACATCTCAACTGGTTTAATTATTCCCAAGCAGCTATTACATATCAAGAACTACTGAATTTAGCAGCAAATAGAGGTGATAAAACCAGCCAATTAAAATACCTACAACAACTGGCTTATATTTTCGAACAAAGCAAACAACCCCTTAAAGCAATTAACATACTCAATGAGTTGGCATCAATTTACAATCAACAAGACAAACAGGGGGCAATTCCCCGCTTAAAAATAGCAATAGCAGAAAATTATCAGTCCCTAATCCCGAAAAATCCTTCCTTTCTCCAACCAGCATTAAACAGTTATCAAGAGGCTTATATTATTGCCTGGCAATTACAAATGTATCTAAGTGCTGGTGAAGCATTAGAAAAACTAATTGATCTTTATCGTTCCCAAAATCAAACTCGAGAAGCATTACAAGCTAGTAAAATTCTACTAGAAACCCAAACCCTAGCCAGAAATTATTACGGGCTAATGCAAGCCTATGATCAACTAGGGGATATTTATTTACAGAAAGAAGAAAGTGCCAACGCTTTAATAGCTTTTGAGCAGGGATTAAAAATTGCCCGAGAATTAAAATACCAAGAGGGTTATTTTGTCCAGAAAATTGCTGGATTGAAACCGTGA
- a CDS encoding NUDIX hydrolase, with the protein MPLGRELPQLLKQRLFHKGRKFDFEVSRLRLPNKSEGEWECIRHPGGALAIPVTDDGKLILVRQYRFAVQGRLLEFPAGTVEPNEKPLTTVQREIQEEIGYKAHQWHKLGEFFLAPGYSDEIIYAFLARDLEKLETPPQQDEDEDIETVFLTPEELEAAIDRGEHIDAKTITSFFLARSFLFLKY; encoded by the coding sequence ATGCCATTAGGTAGAGAATTGCCACAGTTGCTTAAGCAGCGTTTATTCCATAAGGGTCGCAAATTCGACTTTGAAGTGAGTCGTTTACGGTTACCTAACAAGTCAGAAGGAGAATGGGAGTGTATTCGTCATCCCGGTGGTGCTTTAGCCATCCCAGTTACTGATGATGGCAAATTAATTCTGGTGCGCCAATATCGTTTTGCAGTTCAGGGAAGGTTGTTAGAATTTCCCGCTGGTACTGTGGAACCCAATGAAAAGCCCTTGACAACAGTACAAAGAGAAATTCAAGAAGAAATTGGTTACAAAGCTCATCAGTGGCACAAGTTAGGAGAATTTTTCCTAGCCCCTGGTTATTCCGATGAAATTATCTATGCTTTTTTAGCTCGGGATTTAGAAAAACTGGAAACACCCCCCCAGCAAGATGAAGACGAAGATATTGAAACCGTATTTTTAACCCCTGAAGAATTGGAAGCTGCTATTGATAGGGGAGAGCATATAGATGCCAAAACTATTACCAGCTTTTTCTTAGCTCGTTCCTTTTTGTTCCTAAAATATTAA
- a CDS encoding HAD family hydrolase: MATIKCGEVVFSDIQAVLFDKNGTLEDSEDFLRSLGQKAVRLIDAQIPGIGEPLSMALGISGDVLDLTGLMAVASRKETEIAAAAYIAETGRGWFDCLKIARQALEEAHEYIGQNPSPLYPGVLDLFELLSSRGIKLGILSAATTRGVEQFVTCYGLRDYLELEMGVDEGLGKPDPRLFLQACETLGVQPQNALMVGDSIGDMQMARDAKAGGCIGIIWNNNLAQVRGADVVIHQLTDIRVLTD; encoded by the coding sequence ATGGCTACTATTAAATGTGGTGAGGTTGTATTTTCAGATATTCAGGCAGTTTTATTCGATAAAAACGGTACTTTAGAAGACTCAGAAGATTTTCTAAGATCCCTAGGTCAAAAAGCAGTAAGACTAATAGACGCACAAATTCCCGGTATTGGGGAACCATTGTCAATGGCATTGGGGATTAGTGGAGATGTTTTAGATTTAACAGGTTTAATGGCCGTAGCCAGTCGTAAGGAAACGGAAATTGCTGCTGCTGCTTACATTGCTGAAACTGGTAGGGGATGGTTTGATTGTTTAAAAATTGCCCGTCAAGCTTTAGAAGAAGCTCATGAATATATTGGACAAAACCCATCCCCTTTATATCCAGGAGTTTTAGATCTGTTTGAGTTATTATCATCCCGGGGAATAAAACTGGGGATTCTTTCAGCTGCGACCACTAGAGGAGTGGAGCAGTTTGTCACCTGTTATGGTTTGAGAGACTATCTAGAATTAGAAATGGGGGTGGATGAAGGCCTTGGTAAACCAGATCCTAGATTGTTTCTACAAGCTTGTGAGACCCTAGGTGTGCAGCCTCAAAATGCTTTAATGGTAGGGGATTCTATAGGTGATATGCAAATGGCACGAGATGCTAAAGCAGGGGGTTGTATAGGGATTATCTGGAACAATAACTTGGCACAGGTAAGGGGAGCGGATGTGGTTATCCATCAACTTACTGACATCCGAGTTTTAACTGATTAA
- a CDS encoding 30S ribosomal protein S1 → MVNQNLTAKEIGFTHEDFAALLDKYDYHFSPGDIVPGTVFSIEPRGALIDIGAKTAAYIPIQEMSINRVDAPEEVLQSNETREFFILTDENEDGQLTLSIRRIEYMRAWERVRQLQKEDATVRSDVFATNRGGALVRIEGLRGFIPGSHISTRKPKEELVGEQLPLKFLEVDEERNRLVLSHRRALVERKMNRLEVGEVVIGTVRGIKPYGAFIDIGGVSGLLHISEISQEHIDTPHSVFNVNDEVKVMIIDLDAERGRISLSTKQLEPEPGDMIKNRDLVYDKAEEMAAKYREQMLAKQQGIAVAPVEGAETAPVEQLEVVAQTEVPPAIEVEEEIPLAVEE, encoded by the coding sequence ATGGTCAATCAGAACTTAACCGCCAAAGAAATTGGATTTACTCACGAAGATTTCGCTGCTCTACTTGATAAGTACGATTATCACTTCAGCCCTGGTGATATTGTACCAGGTACAGTGTTTAGTATAGAGCCGCGTGGCGCTCTGATTGACATTGGTGCTAAAACAGCAGCATACATACCTATACAGGAAATGTCTATTAACCGGGTGGATGCCCCGGAAGAGGTCTTACAATCAAATGAAACGCGGGAATTTTTCATTCTCACTGATGAAAACGAAGATGGTCAGTTGACTCTGTCTATTCGTCGTATTGAATACATGAGAGCATGGGAAAGAGTGCGGCAATTACAGAAAGAAGATGCCACTGTCCGTTCTGATGTTTTTGCGACTAATCGTGGCGGTGCATTAGTACGAATCGAGGGACTCAGGGGTTTCATTCCCGGTTCCCATATTAGCACTCGCAAGCCCAAAGAAGAACTAGTAGGGGAACAATTGCCCTTAAAATTCCTAGAAGTGGATGAGGAGCGTAACCGCTTGGTCCTCTCCCATCGTCGGGCACTGGTTGAACGTAAGATGAACCGCTTGGAAGTGGGAGAGGTAGTAATTGGCACTGTTCGCGGCATCAAACCTTACGGTGCATTTATTGATATTGGTGGTGTAAGCGGACTACTGCACATCTCTGAAATATCTCAGGAACATATAGACACGCCCCATAGTGTATTTAATGTAAATGACGAAGTCAAAGTCATGATCATTGATTTAGATGCTGAGAGAGGTCGTATTTCTCTATCTACCAAGCAATTGGAGCCTGAACCCGGGGACATGATTAAGAATCGTGATTTAGTCTATGACAAGGCTGAAGAAATGGCAGCTAAGTATAGGGAACAAATGTTAGCTAAACAGCAGGGTATTGCCGTTGCACCAGTGGAAGGAGCGGAAACCGCACCGGTGGAACAACTAGAAGTAGTTGCCCAAACAGAAGTTCCACCAGCAATTGAAGTGGAAGAAGAAATCCCGTTGGCCGTTGAAGAGTAA
- the folK gene encoding 2-amino-4-hydroxy-6-hydroxymethyldihydropteridine diphosphokinase: protein MGSTHKTAIALGSNLGDSAKILSACLDTLSQTPDLLIKARSSFYRTKAVGPPQPDYLNACAILEVTMSPQDLLASLLALEQKFGRVRLERWGARTLDLDLLMYDNLILNQSNLQIPHPRMYERGFVLVPLEEIAGDWQDPISGMTIRNLLRNVDHSDVHLVSGA from the coding sequence ATGGGGAGTACTCATAAAACTGCAATTGCCCTAGGCAGTAACCTGGGCGATTCAGCCAAAATCTTATCAGCATGTTTAGATACATTATCCCAAACCCCAGACTTACTTATAAAAGCTAGATCTAGTTTCTATAGAACTAAGGCTGTAGGGCCACCTCAACCAGATTATTTAAATGCTTGTGCCATACTTGAGGTGACAATGTCACCTCAGGATCTATTAGCTAGCTTATTGGCATTAGAACAAAAGTTCGGTCGCGTGCGTCTAGAACGTTGGGGAGCAAGAACCCTAGATTTGGACTTGTTAATGTATGATAACCTAATTTTAAATCAGTCTAACCTGCAAATTCCCCATCCCCGAATGTATGAACGAGGTTTTGTGTTAGTTCCCTTAGAAGAAATTGCTGGAGATTGGCAAGATCCCATATCTGGAATGACAATTAGGAATCTATTGAGAAATGTAGACCATTCTGATGTACACTTGGTTAGTGGTGCTTGA
- a CDS encoding ATP-binding cassette domain-containing protein gives MSKLIPALSIKNFNFYYNSRKILEGVSMNISQNKITAMIGPSGCGKSTFLKSLNRMSELEGEVKLEGTVEFFGQNIYGKRVNLNRLRRQISIIYAIPNLFPMSIYDNVVYGVKLIGWRPKAELDEIVEMALKKANIWEELKNKLHKSALELSMGQQQILCIARSLAVKPQVLLIDEFCLGLDPIAIRKMEELIECLRSELTIVFISHNIQQVLRLSDFTAIFQYNQNHIGKLADFGPSKRIIANSFHYRTRDSIGGYWR, from the coding sequence ATGAGTAAACTCATCCCCGCCCTGAGCATCAAAAATTTTAACTTTTATTACAACAGTCGAAAAATCCTTGAGGGCGTATCAATGAATATATCTCAAAACAAGATCACAGCCATGATTGGGCCTAGCGGGTGTGGTAAATCGACTTTTCTAAAATCTCTTAACCGTATGAGTGAACTAGAAGGAGAAGTGAAATTAGAAGGGACAGTAGAATTTTTTGGACAAAATATCTATGGTAAACGGGTAAATTTAAATCGTCTTCGCCGTCAGATTAGTATAATCTATGCCATACCAAATCTTTTCCCCATGAGCATCTATGACAATGTGGTCTACGGGGTGAAATTAATTGGCTGGCGTCCCAAAGCAGAATTAGATGAAATAGTAGAGATGGCACTCAAGAAGGCAAATATTTGGGAGGAGTTGAAAAATAAACTGCACAAATCGGCCTTAGAATTGTCTATGGGACAACAACAAATACTTTGTATTGCCCGATCCCTAGCTGTAAAACCACAGGTACTATTAATAGATGAATTTTGTCTGGGACTAGACCCCATTGCCATTAGAAAGATGGAAGAACTCATAGAGTGTTTGCGATCAGAGTTAACAATTGTCTTTATTTCTCACAATATACAGCAGGTTTTACGACTATCAGATTTTACTGCCATATTTCAATACAATCAAAATCATATTGGGAAGCTGGCGGATTTTGGTCCTAGCAAAAGAATCATAGCCAATAGTTTTCACTATCGGACTCGGGATTCTATAGGTGGCTATTGGCGATAA
- a CDS encoding GUN4 domain-containing protein produces MSNTIELSKYDAALISINNVPNNPAISGIAGLIINYYSSPPNRRTEIIQQALNYGKEGTKFLLSILNDKQETPEVKDVVYGLLFKCGGLISSLNNNKTLITDTSHTSQGSSLKADEPTVNIYTKLNKLLKDKNWKQADLETEKIMLIVAKRTEQGYLQLQDIENFPCFDLHIIDQLWLEHSGGKFGFSVQRRIYQSLGGGKNYDLLIWRAFGDQVGWRREGKWLDYSHINFAITAPVGHLPLWGDVDDGL; encoded by the coding sequence ATGAGCAACACAATAGAATTGTCCAAATACGATGCCGCCCTAATTAGCATCAACAATGTCCCAAACAATCCTGCTATCAGTGGAATAGCAGGATTGATAATCAACTATTACAGCTCTCCACCTAACAGAAGGACAGAAATAATACAGCAAGCCTTAAACTACGGAAAGGAGGGGACAAAGTTCCTCCTTTCCATTCTCAACGACAAACAAGAAACCCCAGAAGTCAAGGATGTAGTCTATGGTCTATTATTTAAATGTGGTGGATTAATTAGCTCTCTCAATAATAACAAAACACTCATCACGGACACATCTCATACCTCTCAAGGGTCATCACTAAAAGCGGATGAACCAACAGTTAATATTTATACAAAACTAAATAAATTACTCAAGGACAAAAACTGGAAACAAGCAGATCTGGAAACAGAAAAGATAATGTTGATAGTGGCAAAACGAACAGAACAAGGGTACTTACAGTTACAGGACATTGAGAATTTTCCCTGTTTTGACCTGCATATCATTGACCAATTATGGTTAGAACACAGTGGTGGAAAATTTGGTTTCTCCGTCCAGCGACGAATATATCAGAGTTTGGGAGGGGGTAAAAACTACGATCTTCTAATTTGGAGAGCATTTGGAGATCAGGTGGGATGGAGAAGGGAAGGAAAATGGCTTGACTACTCCCATATTAACTTTGCCATTACCGCACCAGTTGGTCATCTACCCCTATGGGGAGATGTGGATGATGGATTGTAA
- a CDS encoding DNA polymerase III subunit gamma/tau — MSYEPLHHKYRPKSFAELVGQEAIATTLTNAISLVKIAPAYLFTGPRGTGKTSSARILAKSLNCLQSGHPTPTPCGVCDICQGITKGYSLDVIEIDAASNTGVDNIRELIEKAQFAPVQCRYKVYVIDECHMLSAAAFNALLKTLEEPPKHVVFVLATTDPQRVLPTIISRCQRFDFRRIQLEAMVKHLSKIAHNENIPISQDAITLVAQISQGGLRDAESLLDQLALLPGEVSPEQVWDLVGSVSEKDLFALLQAIAQNDSEKVLDHTRKILDRGREPLIILQNLGAFYRDLLIAKTASSRQDLVSCTQETWQQLVSFAAKLDITFILRGQQQLRTAEVQLKSTTQPRLWLEVTLLGLLPITQNSMVAPSSPSVYTPTIQNQNGTNYNVPPSHTYQQPNPHSLEQAISSSSEAVPNGSDKTPNITRQEIPPSSEYDLNQIWYQVLANLQPASRREMLRQMSQLLEFDGNLAKIGIKQAWYEKGKSDLGIIQNAFHQTFQRHIQIQLEKTNSSPATTTRRNSTPEDSTRVYQPPTTPTPSPKIETVHTIVNNPASNLPLVNKLTPHPSTPSHQHNREPDSVVTTNQSPTSNGSVSNWDESQVAKASKSLAEFFSGQITQLTDDNFDLAGIGASMDGDLEVYNLDDYEY, encoded by the coding sequence ATGTCCTACGAGCCCCTACACCATAAGTATCGCCCCAAGAGTTTTGCTGAACTGGTTGGACAGGAAGCAATTGCCACCACCCTAACAAATGCTATTAGTTTGGTTAAGATTGCTCCAGCTTATTTGTTTACAGGTCCCAGGGGTACGGGGAAAACTTCCAGTGCCCGGATTTTAGCCAAATCATTAAATTGTCTCCAAAGTGGTCATCCCACTCCCACCCCCTGCGGTGTATGTGATATTTGTCAAGGCATTACCAAGGGTTATTCCCTGGATGTGATTGAAATTGACGCTGCTAGTAATACGGGTGTAGATAATATTCGCGAACTAATAGAAAAAGCCCAATTCGCACCCGTACAGTGTCGATACAAGGTTTATGTAATTGATGAGTGTCACATGTTAAGTGCAGCAGCATTTAACGCATTACTTAAAACTTTAGAGGAACCTCCTAAACACGTAGTTTTTGTCCTGGCCACAACTGACCCTCAAAGAGTATTGCCAACTATTATTTCCCGTTGTCAAAGATTTGACTTTCGCCGGATTCAGTTGGAAGCAATGGTCAAACATTTATCTAAAATCGCTCATAATGAAAATATCCCTATTTCCCAAGACGCTATTACCCTAGTGGCCCAAATATCTCAGGGGGGTTTACGAGATGCTGAAAGTTTATTGGACCAATTGGCTTTATTACCCGGAGAAGTTTCCCCAGAGCAGGTTTGGGATCTGGTCGGATCCGTTAGCGAAAAGGATTTATTTGCCCTATTACAGGCGATCGCCCAAAATGACAGTGAGAAAGTATTAGATCACACGCGCAAGATTTTAGACAGGGGTCGAGAACCCCTAATTATTCTCCAAAACCTGGGGGCTTTTTACCGAGATTTACTGATAGCTAAAACTGCTTCTAGCCGTCAGGATCTAGTCAGTTGTACTCAAGAAACCTGGCAACAATTAGTTAGCTTTGCAGCTAAATTAGACATAACATTTATTTTACGTGGACAGCAACAATTAAGAACAGCCGAGGTGCAATTAAAGAGTACCACCCAGCCACGTTTATGGCTAGAAGTGACACTACTAGGACTACTACCTATTACCCAGAACTCTATGGTAGCTCCATCTAGCCCATCAGTCTATACACCGACTATACAAAACCAGAATGGGACTAACTACAATGTGCCACCATCTCACACGTATCAACAACCAAACCCTCATAGTTTAGAACAAGCTATATCCAGCTCATCAGAAGCAGTACCCAATGGGTCTGATAAAACACCCAATATAACAAGACAAGAAATACCGCCATCATCCGAATACGACCTAAATCAAATTTGGTATCAAGTACTGGCCAATCTTCAACCAGCATCCAGGAGAGAAATGCTCCGTCAGATGAGTCAACTATTAGAATTCGATGGTAATTTAGCCAAGATTGGCATTAAACAAGCATGGTACGAGAAAGGTAAGTCAGACCTAGGGATTATTCAAAATGCCTTTCATCAGACCTTTCAGCGTCATATTCAGATTCAGTTAGAAAAGACAAATTCCTCCCCAGCTACCACCACCAGAAGAAATTCCACACCGGAAGATTCCACTCGTGTTTATCAACCACCAACCACACCAACCCCATCACCCAAAATTGAAACGGTTCACACAATAGTTAATAATCCAGCTAGTAACCTACCACTAGTCAATAAGTTAACCCCTCATCCAAGCACTCCATCCCATCAACACAACAGGGAACCAGATTCCGTAGTCACAACCAATCAATCACCTACATCCAATGGGTCAGTTTCTAATTGGGATGAGAGTCAAGTAGCTAAAGCATCTAAAAGTTTGGCTGAATTCTTCTCCGGACAAATCACTCAGCTCACAGATGACAACTTTGACCTAGCAGGAATTGGTGCATCAATGGATGGTGACCTAGAAGTATACAATCTGGATGACTATGAGTATTAA
- the psb35 gene encoding photosystem II assembly protein Psb35 — protein sequence MSLILLEAAPVAAGNQFPLAFTLVYVVGFVAAVTIGSIAWYNSKRPPGWESKDRPDFVPKIDKE from the coding sequence ATGAGTTTAATATTACTAGAAGCAGCGCCCGTGGCCGCTGGTAATCAGTTTCCATTGGCCTTCACCTTAGTCTATGTGGTTGGCTTTGTTGCTGCGGTTACTATTGGTTCAATCGCTTGGTACAATTCTAAACGTCCCCCAGGTTGGGAAAGTAAGGATCGTCCTGATTTTGTTCCCAAGATTGATAAGGAATAA